A window of Psychroflexus sp. ALD_RP9 contains these coding sequences:
- a CDS encoding GNAT family N-acetyltransferase — MKIRPTSAKECLPLRQEVLRNGKDFSFCKFKGDTLNSTYHLGAFKQEKIIGIVSLFEANISHFTNHSQYQLRGMAISPGFQGQGIGRNLLTNAEDLLITNQIKLVWCNARTSALDFYKKQHYQSLGEKFQIEGVGPHIKLYKFL, encoded by the coding sequence ATGAAAATACGACCCACTTCTGCTAAAGAATGCTTGCCACTAAGACAAGAAGTTCTTAGAAATGGGAAAGATTTTAGCTTTTGTAAATTTAAAGGCGACACCTTAAATAGCACTTATCACTTAGGTGCATTTAAACAAGAAAAAATCATTGGTATTGTTAGTCTATTTGAGGCTAATATATCGCATTTTACGAATCACTCGCAATATCAATTACGTGGTATGGCTATCAGTCCAGGATTTCAAGGCCAAGGTATTGGCAGAAATTTGTTAACAAATGCTGAAGATTTACTTATTACTAATCAAATTAAATTAGTTTGGTGTAATGCAAGAACTTCAGCGCTTGATTTCTACAAAAAGCAACATTATCAAAGCTTAGGTGAAAAGTTCCAGATTGAAGGAGTTGGACCACATATTAAACTTTACAAATTTCTTTAA
- a CDS encoding ClpP family protease — protein MSNKPNKVQDLIDNKFLEERKVFLNGQVDGKSAKHLIDRLLYLDLLETKDIQLYINSPGGYVTDGFAIYDTITSLNSDVSTICSGLAASMGSILLSVGAKGKRYIQPHAKIMIHQPLGGAQGQASNIEIQAREILKTKELSAQILADNCGQDFDKVMKDFSRDYWMDAQESLEYGIVDGILK, from the coding sequence ATGAGCAATAAACCTAATAAAGTTCAAGATTTAATAGACAATAAATTTCTAGAAGAACGTAAAGTATTTTTAAACGGTCAAGTTGACGGTAAAAGTGCTAAACACCTTATCGATCGTCTACTCTACTTAGACCTTTTAGAAACTAAAGATATTCAACTTTATATTAATAGCCCTGGTGGTTATGTAACCGATGGTTTTGCTATTTACGATACCATAACCTCACTTAACAGTGATGTTTCTACTATTTGTTCTGGCTTAGCAGCTTCAATGGGCTCTATTTTATTATCAGTTGGTGCAAAGGGTAAGCGTTATATTCAGCCACATGCTAAGATCATGATACACCAACCTCTCGGAGGCGCTCAAGGTCAGGCTTCAAACATTGAAATTCAAGCACGTGAGATTCTTAAAACAAAAGAGTTAAGTGCCCAAATTTTAGCAGATAATTGTGGTCAAGATTTTGATAAAGTCATGAAAGACTTTAGTCGAGATTATTGGATGGATGCTCAAGAATCTCTAGAATACGGTATTGTTGATGGCATTCTAAAATAA
- the pepE gene encoding dipeptidase PepE, whose protein sequence is MNCIIASTSTIHGSNYLEYLKPKLIDFFKYKSKLVFIPFARPSGISHDEYTLRVKESLGDVFNEIKGLHEFKHPIEAITQAEAIFTGGGNTFLLTKELHEQGLIEPLTMAIQKGTNYLGTSAGSNICGPNMKTTNDMPIVYPPSFKTLGILNFNINAHYLDPNPNSTHKGETRETRLKEFLTQNNQSVVGLREGSYLEIEGRKITLKGKLTARIFEADKTPYELESGQTLNYL, encoded by the coding sequence ATGAACTGCATTATTGCAAGCACTTCAACTATTCATGGCTCTAATTACCTTGAATATTTAAAACCAAAGTTAATTGATTTCTTCAAATATAAATCTAAACTCGTTTTTATCCCTTTTGCAAGACCTAGCGGAATAAGCCATGATGAATATACCTTAAGAGTAAAAGAATCTCTAGGTGATGTGTTTAATGAGATTAAAGGCTTACATGAGTTTAAGCACCCAATTGAAGCCATTACACAAGCTGAAGCAATTTTTACAGGTGGTGGAAATACATTTTTATTAACTAAAGAACTACATGAACAAGGTTTAATTGAGCCATTAACAATGGCAATTCAAAAAGGTACAAATTACTTAGGGACTTCAGCTGGTAGTAATATTTGTGGGCCAAACATGAAAACTACTAACGACATGCCGATAGTTTATCCGCCAAGCTTTAAAACACTTGGCATACTCAATTTTAACATTAATGCTCATTATTTAGACCCAAACCCGAACTCAACCCACAAAGGCGAAACTCGTGAAACGCGTCTTAAAGAGTTTTTAACACAAAACAACCAATCTGTAGTTGGCTTACGAGAAGGCTCTTACTTAGAGATTGAAGGTCGAAAAATCACTTTAAAAGGTAAGCTAACCGCACGCATTTTCGAAGCAGATAAAACACCTTATGAATTAGAGTCTGGACAAACTTTAAATTACTTGTAA
- a CDS encoding glutaminase, translating to MDFQNLLNIIYKDCKSTSTEGKVANYIPELAKIDPNKFGMALITKDESLYHVGDSTEAFSIQSIVKVISLCIAKEYLGKDLWKRVSVEPSGTPFNSLTELERENGIPRNPFINAGALVVTDVLIDILEYPKQDFLKFVRRLTKDNSIKYNAEVASSEQKHGYRNTALINYMKALGNINNSPAEVLDLYYHMCAIEMNCEQLARTFLVFANQGRLANSNEEVISAKSVKRINAIMQTCGFYDEAGEFAYKVGLPGKSGVGGGIVAVHPNAYSVAVWSPKLNRKGNSQLGISALESLTSLSGLSVF from the coding sequence ATGGATTTTCAAAACCTCCTGAATATCATATATAAAGATTGTAAAAGTACTTCAACTGAAGGTAAAGTTGCTAATTACATTCCAGAATTGGCAAAAATAGATCCCAATAAATTCGGAATGGCTCTAATAACAAAAGATGAAAGTCTCTATCACGTTGGCGATTCTACTGAAGCTTTTTCTATACAAAGTATTGTAAAAGTTATAAGTTTGTGTATAGCCAAAGAATATCTTGGTAAGGACTTGTGGAAGCGAGTTTCTGTAGAACCTAGCGGTACGCCGTTTAATTCCTTAACAGAACTTGAACGCGAGAATGGCATCCCAAGAAATCCCTTTATTAATGCAGGTGCTTTAGTTGTAACAGACGTTCTAATTGATATCTTAGAATATCCTAAACAAGACTTTTTAAAGTTTGTGCGTCGATTAACTAAAGACAATAGTATTAAATACAACGCTGAAGTTGCTAGTAGCGAACAAAAACACGGTTACCGAAATACGGCTTTAATCAACTATATGAAGGCTTTAGGTAATATTAATAACTCACCTGCTGAAGTTTTAGATTTGTATTATCACATGTGTGCAATTGAAATGAACTGTGAGCAACTCGCTAGAACATTTTTGGTATTTGCCAATCAAGGTCGTCTTGCAAATTCTAATGAAGAGGTTATTTCTGCTAAAAGCGTAAAACGAATTAACGCAATTATGCAGACCTGCGGTTTCTATGATGAAGCAGGAGAGTTTGCTTATAAAGTTGGTTTACCTGGTAAAAGTGGTGTTGGCGGTGGCATTGTGGCAGTACATCCTAACGCTTATTCTGTCGCGGTTTGGAGCCCCAAACTTAATCGAAAAGGAAATTCACAATTAGGAATATCAGCCTTAGAAAGCTTAACAAGTTTATCAGGCTTGTCAGTTTTTTAA